The DNA window ATCACAGAGGCTACGGACTATGCGGAGGGCGTGAGGCGCACCTCGGTGGAACAGTTCGAGAAGCGGGGTGGCAGTGTTGTAGGGACGGAACGCTACGCATCCGATGTGACCGATTTCAGGTCGCAGCTTACCAAGCTGATTGGCGAGAGCCCTGACGCGCTGCACATCGCGGCGCAGTCGGAGTTCACAGGCGGCACTATAATCAAGCAGTCGCGCGAGTTGGGCTTCAATGGTCCGATATACGGCGAAGATGTGGTCGTCGGAGCGACTGCGCTGGAGATAGCGGGCGATGCGGCGACGGGCGTGAAAGCAATCATCGCTGACCTTGACCCCGCCAACTCCAAGGCGCAAGAAGTCCTGTCCAATTTCATGGAACGCTACGATTACATCACCTTGCGCTGGTATCTCGGCTCTGCGTA is part of the Chloroflexota bacterium genome and encodes:
- a CDS encoding ABC transporter substrate-binding protein, which produces MTEATDYAEGVRRTSVEQFEKRGGSVVGTERYASDVTDFRSQLTKLIGESPDALHIAAQSEFTGGTIIKQSRELGFNGPIYGEDVVVGATALEIAGDAATGVKAIIADLDPANSKAQEVLSNFMERYDYITLRWYLGSAYDDVYITAECLKRTDDDQDADGFRDCLYDITWSGAIGSNYSFDENGEVVGLANVVVEILPPPDRTEDNLGYNVLGPAPSE